A stretch of Hydrogenothermus marinus DNA encodes these proteins:
- a CDS encoding YbaB/EbfC family nucleoid-associated protein yields MFNFGDLGNMMKMLKDLQENVKKAKEELKKEEIEVEVGGGMLKIVENGLGEVIDIQIDKSLLNEENEEVLKDLLIAALNEANARAKEVMSKKMTEASGLPANLPGMDNLF; encoded by the coding sequence ATGTTTAATTTTGGTGATCTTGGAAATATGATGAAAATGCTTAAAGATTTACAAGAAAATGTAAAAAAAGCAAAAGAAGAATTAAAAAAAGAAGAGATTGAAGTTGAAGTTGGTGGAGGAATGTTAAAAATAGTTGAAAATGGACTTGGAGAAGTAATAGATATACAGATAGACAAATCATTATTAAATGAAGAAAATGAAGAGGTTTTAAAGGATTTATTAATAGCTGCTTTAAATGAAGCAAATGCAAGAGCTAAAGAAGTTATGAGTAAAAAAATGACAGAAGCATCAGGATTGCCTGCAAATTTACCTGGAATGGATAATTTATTTTAA
- the recR gene encoding recombination mediator RecR, with protein sequence MEKEILPEALHKAIEHISKLPGYGEKSAQKFVENLLKLPKGESIDTIRALLDMLNKINPCKECGLLTEHEICNICSDENRDKSIICVVEESFDAFAIEKTGKFKGVYHVLHGRLSPLEGITEKDLNIPSLVKRAEKATEIIIATNPTIEGEATSTYIYNLLKNKDIEISRIAYGLPFGASLENADTFTLSKALEGKRRI encoded by the coding sequence ATGGAAAAAGAGATTCTTCCTGAAGCTTTACATAAAGCAATAGAGCATATATCAAAACTGCCGGGATATGGAGAAAAATCTGCTCAAAAATTTGTAGAAAATTTATTAAAACTTCCAAAAGGAGAGTCTATAGATACTATTAGGGCTCTCCTTGATATGTTAAATAAAATAAATCCTTGTAAAGAATGTGGACTTTTAACAGAACATGAAATATGTAATATATGTTCAGATGAAAATAGAGATAAATCTATAATCTGTGTAGTTGAAGAAAGCTTTGATGCTTTTGCAATAGAAAAAACAGGTAAATTTAAAGGTGTTTATCATGTTTTACATGGAAGACTTTCACCACTTGAAGGAATTACAGAAAAGGATTTAAATATTCCTTCTCTTGTAAAAAGAGCAGAAAAAGCTACGGAGATAATAATAGCTACAAATCCAACAATAGAAGGTGAAGCAACTTCAACTTATATTTATAATCTTTTAAAAAATAAAGATATAGAAATTTCAAGAATAGCTTATGGCCTTCCATTTGGTGCAAGTCTTGAAAATGCAGATACTTTTACCCTTTCTAAAGCATTAGAAGGAAAAAGAAGAATATAA
- a CDS encoding P-II family nitrogen regulator has product MKKIEAIIKPFKLDEVKEALTELGNFGITISEVKGFGRQKGHTELYRGAEYVIDFLPKIKMEIVVEDEMVEKVVKAISESARTGKVGDGKIFIIPVEDAVRIRTEERGNAAL; this is encoded by the coding sequence ATGAAAAAAATAGAAGCAATTATTAAGCCTTTCAAACTTGATGAAGTTAAAGAAGCTTTAACAGAGCTTGGTAATTTTGGGATAACCATTTCTGAAGTAAAAGGTTTTGGAAGGCAAAAAGGACATACAGAACTTTATAGAGGTGCTGAGTATGTAATTGATTTTCTACCAAAAATCAAGATGGAGATAGTTGTTGAAGATGAGATGGTAGAAAAGGTAGTTAAAGCTATATCTGAATCTGCAAGAACAGGAAAAGTTGGAGATGGAAAAATCTTTATTATTCCTGTTGAAGATGCAGTAAGAATAAGAACAGAGGAAAGAGGAAATGCAGCTTTATAA